Proteins encoded within one genomic window of Desulforegulaceae bacterium:
- the rplA gene encoding 50S ribosomal protein L1 — MPKRGKKYLESIKKVDPEKIYSFEEGLKLALDSRYAGFDETVDVALRLGVDPRHADQMVRGSVVLPNGTGKEVRVLVFAKGEKAKEAEEAGADYVGAEDFGEKIQGGWLEFDTAIATPDMMAVVGKLGKVLGPRGLMPNPKSGTVTMDVAKAVSEAKAGKIDFRVEKAGIVHTIVGKSSFGSEKLMENLKSLLDTVQKLKPSSSKGVYFKSIALSTTMGPGVKLDPAEIKDLLKI, encoded by the coding sequence ATGCCTAAGCGCGGAAAAAAATATTTGGAATCAATTAAAAAAGTTGATCCTGAAAAAATATATTCATTTGAGGAAGGGCTCAAGCTGGCCTTGGATTCAAGGTATGCAGGTTTTGACGAAACAGTTGATGTTGCATTGAGACTTGGTGTTGATCCAAGACACGCTGATCAGATGGTAAGAGGGTCAGTGGTTCTTCCAAATGGTACAGGAAAAGAAGTTAGAGTGCTTGTTTTTGCCAAGGGAGAAAAGGCAAAAGAAGCAGAAGAAGCCGGTGCCGATTATGTAGGAGCTGAAGATTTCGGTGAAAAAATTCAGGGCGGCTGGCTAGAATTTGATACAGCAATTGCAACTCCTGATATGATGGCAGTTGTTGGTAAGCTGGGTAAAGTACTTGGTCCAAGAGGTCTTATGCCCAACCCTAAAAGTGGAACTGTAACTATGGATGTTGCAAAGGCAGTTAGTGAAGCTAAAGCCGGTAAAATCGACTTTAGAGTAGAAAAAGCTGGAATTGTCCATACGATTGTTGGCAAGTCATCTTTTGGGTCTGAAAAACTTATGGAAAATCTTAAATCTTTGCTTGATACTGTTCAGAAACTTAAGCCTTCTTCAAGTAAAGGAGTTTATTTTAAAAGCATTGCTTTATCTACGACAATGGGTCCTGGTGTAAAGTTGGATCCTGCAGAAATAAAAGATTTGTTAAAAATATAA
- the rplJ gene encoding 50S ribosomal protein L10, with translation MKRSQKEIVANELHECLKKSEISILADYKGVDVEGLNSLRRQLREANSRIQVVKNTLLRRAAEGTQTAELKDFFTGPNSITTTENDPVSPAKILIKFAEDNKKFELKAAVLDGKLLDPEQIKTLSKLPSKEVLLSQFLSVLNAVPTGLVTVLTGVQRNFLNVVTAIKEKKENE, from the coding sequence ATGAAAAGATCACAAAAAGAAATTGTTGCTAATGAGCTTCATGAATGTCTGAAAAAATCAGAAATATCAATTCTTGCTGATTATAAAGGAGTTGATGTAGAAGGTCTGAATTCTCTTAGAAGACAGCTTAGAGAAGCTAATTCAAGAATTCAGGTTGTTAAGAATACTTTGCTGAGAAGAGCAGCGGAAGGTACTCAAACAGCTGAACTCAAAGATTTTTTTACAGGTCCGAACTCTATCACCACTACGGAAAATGATCCAGTTTCCCCAGCAAAAATTCTTATCAAATTTGCAGAAGATAATAAAAAGTTTGAGCTTAAAGCTGCGGTTTTAGATGGAAAGCTTTTAGATCCTGAGCAGATTAAAACTTTGTCAAAACTTCCGTCAAAAGAAGTTCTTTTGTCACAGTTCTTGTCTGTGTTGAATGCTGTACCTACAGGACTAGTTACTGTTTTAACCGGTGTTCAAAGGAATTTTCTTAATGTTGTAACTGCAATTAAAGAAAAAAAAGAAAACGAATAA